The following proteins are encoded in a genomic region of Palaemon carinicauda isolate YSFRI2023 chromosome 19, ASM3689809v2, whole genome shotgun sequence:
- the LOC137658309 gene encoding uncharacterized protein, translating into MEGKYKALEEELRLSKEREERLLIENERLNWENAAMQKELRDLKGTVERVEECVEMRMRENEERIEKRMEDMLGQVMGMMKTIMGEGAVGGVSSASGNGLVVEEKDKVGDNGKGSDSDSSNSDGDVEDKGIRHSKDEQKGERKDERKGKSDVKKGKKKYQADSKDDREWVKVVSKKKGKKGMVKDRNLSVEVDSLYSNEEEGNKGVDSDDSSENERDVCKTVFMREVPRCERFNEHSSRDVYDFFKEYERYCQDKYGDSKRIWARELGEYLTGYLLTMYGVIMSVGDVDYESVKTRIIEQVKRRKGSVKYKRKNDFDEARMNAGEAISMYVCRLETLARKKYGDEGINEIKELMRKFLATVPENVCEFINLKRKEKMRWTQERLTWDDILEIVEDYELDRCMKESKSVSVRTGMEERVIEFGSYKDAILRGPMRVADNVVDRSVWASNVGIPVRTNEGFRQGNWSNRDRSVSAHRGMSDSRVRNEKCYRCGKEGHKKNECRWALGACFGCGETGHRISDCKKEKVIKCYRCGMTGHVACGCRSNRMNVICGNCGKGGHYARMCKEPRGKCTECSADGHVARVCRKKGVNQPGCSGN; encoded by the coding sequence atggaaggtaaatataaggctttagaggaggaattgcggctgagtaaggagcgtgaggagaggttgctaatagagaatgagaggttgaactgggagaatgcggcgatgcagaaggagcttagggatttaaaggggacagtagagagagtggaagaatgtgttgagatgaggatgcgagagaatgaagaacgaatagagaaacgaatggaagatatgttggggcaagtcatggggatgatgaaaactataatgggtgaaggtgcagtcggaggagtgtcctcagcttcgggtaatgggttggtagtggaagagaaggataaggtaggtgataatgggaaaggaagtgatagtgatagtagtaatagtgatggtgatgttgaagataagggaattaggcatagtaaggatgaacagaaaggtgagaggaaagatgaaaggaaaggtaaaagtgatgtgaagaaagggaagaaaaagtatcaggctgatagcaaggacgatcgtgaatgggtgaaagtggtaagtaagaaaaagggtaagaagggaatggttaaggataggaatttaagtgtggaagtggattcattatattcgaatgaggaagaaggtaacaagggagtagacagtgatgatagcagtgagaatgaacgtgatgtgtgtaagactgtgtttatgagagaggtacctcggtgtgaaaggttcaatgagcatagcagtagggatgtatatgattttttcaaggagtatgagaggtattgtcaggataagtatggtgatagtaaaagaatttgggctagggagttaggagaatatttgactgggtatttgttgacgatgtatggagtgataatgagtgtaggggacgttgattatgaaagtgtgaaaacgagaataattgagcaggtaaaacgtaggaaagggagtgttaagtataagcgtaagaatgattttgatgaagcacggatgaatgcaggagaagcgatatcaatgtacgtatgtaggttggaaactttagctaggaagaagtatggggatgaaggtataaatgagattaaggagttaatgaggaagtttttggcaacagtacctgagaatgtgtgtgaatttattaatttgaaacgcaaagagaaaatgaggtggacgcaagagagattgacatgggatgatatactagagatagttgaggattatgagttagataggtgcatgaaagaaagtaaatctgtgagtgtaagaactggaatggaagaaagggtaatagaatttggtagttataaggacgcaattttgagaggaccaatgagggtagctgataatgtagtagataggagtgtttgggcgagtaatgtgggaatacctgtaaggacaaatgaaggatttaggcagggtaattggagcaatagggataggagtgttagtgcgcatcgaggtatgtcagatagtcgtgtccgtaatgaaaagtgttataggtgtggaaaggaaggtcataagaagaatgaatgtagatgggcattaggagcatgtttcgggtgtggagagacagggcatcgtattagcgactgtaagaaagagaaagtgattaagtgttatcggtgtggtatgactgggcacgtagcatgtggatgtaggagtaatcgtatgaatgtgatttgtggtaattgtggtaagggtggtcattatgctagaatgtgcaaggagccgcggggtaagtgtactgaatgtagtgcagatgggcatgtagctagagtatgtaggaagaagggagtaaatcagccaggatgttcgggaaactag
- the LOC137659240 gene encoding uncharacterized protein: MNSWFITEIEDFRWERLDALSKTENSKSDNGYVKSENSGLLHCWSRVLWFDTWKKALAYWICAGAVLIKPHIKMRLTLAAGGMLISLGFLHLLLVYKKKLEAKEALLEAREDSYDSRYEEEVEASPPVEINTEPADQDGSSAHDYVLQV; the protein is encoded by the exons ATGAATTCTTGGTTCATAACAGAAATTGAAGACTTCCGTTGGGAGAGATTGGATGCATTATCAAAGactgaaaatagcaaatcagacaatggctacgttaa GAGCGAGAACAGCGGCCTGTTGCACTGTTGGTCGAGAGTCCTGTGGTTCGACACGTGGAAGAAGGCCCTTGCCTACTGGATCTGTGCCGGAGCCGTTCTCATCAAACCGCACATCAAGATGCGGCTCACACTGGCCGCAG GTGGGATGTTGATAAGCCTGGGCTTCTTGCATCTGCTGCTCGTCTACAAGAAGAAACTAGAAGCCAAGGAGGCCTTACTAGAAGCCAGGGAGGATTCCTACGACAG CCGATACGAGGAGGAGGTGGAGGCGTCCCCCCCAGTGGAGATCAACACAGAACCCGCCGACCAAGACGGTTCCTCTGCCCACGACTACGTGCTTCAAGTCTAG